In one Populus nigra chromosome 12, ddPopNigr1.1, whole genome shotgun sequence genomic region, the following are encoded:
- the LOC133670047 gene encoding disease resistance protein RUN1-like isoform X3 — MASSSSSSTSTINLPKKHNVFLSFRGEDTRVGFSSHLHAALKRKNILTFIDNDLRRGEEISPSLVKAIEDSMRSVIIFSQNYASSKWCLDELLKILESRKIRGQIAIPVFYEVDPSDVRKQSGSFGDAFAQLVKRKALEMEAEQCFRAALNEAANISGHDSRKIEGNIRSMIFYR; from the coding sequence atggcttcttcttcttcttcttctacatcGACCATCAACCttccaaaaaaacataatgtcTTCCTTAGCTTTAGAGGGGAAGACACCCGTGTTGGTTTTTCCAGCCACCTTCATGCAGCTTTGAAACGGAAAAACATCCTTACTTTCATAGATAATGACCTTAGGCGAGGAGAAGAAATTTCTCCATCACTTGTAAAAGCAATTGAAGACTCCATGCGCTCTGTTATCATTTTTTCCCAAAACTATGCTTCTTCCAAATGGTGCTTAGATGAGCTATTGAAGATTCTTGAAAGCAGAAAAATTAGAGGGCAGATTGCTATTCCAGTATTCTACGAGGTTGATCCTTCTGATGTAAGAAAGCAAAGTGGAAGCTTTGGAGATGCATTTGCGCAACTTGTAAAGAGGAAAGCTTTGGAGATGGAGGCGGAGCAATGTTTCAGAGCTGCTTTGAACGAAGCTGCCAACATATCTGGCCATGACTCAAGGAAGATCGA